In Halorubrum sp. BV1, the following proteins share a genomic window:
- a CDS encoding winged helix-turn-helix domain-containing protein — protein MTGDDGHDGAAYLSGSPVRVEILRALRREPRRPADLTAAVDATRTTVQRILAGFRERDWVVKRGAAYHVTPTGTRVHEAYEGLLDEVERADRFGQFAAELERVGADIPPAALNAGDLTVAPDRNPLAAVDRITELLRKGSGTEIRAVSPVVIQQFNDAATEALDAGAEITLVIDRDVAETSVDSFESATDRALNNEDATVYVSSEQIEYGLFRYEDLACVTAYDQRNNPRCVLESRDRAVTEWADERFASFLNDARPLSDVLEDA, from the coding sequence ATGACGGGCGACGACGGACATGACGGCGCGGCGTATCTCTCCGGATCGCCGGTTCGAGTCGAGATCCTCCGGGCGCTCCGCCGCGAACCGCGGCGGCCCGCGGACCTGACCGCGGCGGTCGACGCGACGCGCACGACGGTCCAGCGGATCCTCGCCGGCTTCCGCGAGCGAGACTGGGTCGTCAAACGCGGAGCCGCGTACCATGTGACACCGACCGGAACAAGAGTTCACGAGGCGTACGAGGGGCTGCTCGACGAGGTCGAGCGCGCCGATCGGTTCGGCCAGTTCGCGGCCGAACTCGAACGAGTCGGTGCGGACATTCCACCGGCGGCACTCAATGCCGGCGACCTGACGGTCGCACCGGATCGGAATCCGCTGGCGGCGGTCGACCGAATCACCGAACTGCTTCGGAAGGGAAGCGGGACGGAGATCCGGGCGGTCTCGCCGGTCGTCATCCAGCAGTTCAACGACGCGGCGACGGAGGCCCTCGACGCCGGTGCCGAGATAACGCTCGTGATCGACCGGGACGTGGCCGAGACGTCGGTCGACTCGTTCGAATCGGCGACGGACCGCGCGCTCAACAACGAGGACGCCACGGTGTACGTCTCCTCGGAGCAGATCGAGTACGGGCTGTTTCGATACGAGGATCTCGCCTGCGTGACCGCGTACGACCAGCGGAACAACCCCCGATGCGTGCTCGAATCACGAGACCGGGCAGTCACAGAGTGGGCAGACGAGCGGTTCGCGTCGTTCCTGAACGACGCACGGCCGCTGTCCGACGTTCTCGAAGACGCCTAG
- a CDS encoding ketopantoate reductase family protein, which translates to MEILVYGAGALGSLVGGLLARTHDVTLVGRDPHMRRIREDGLRIDGAVDARVRPRALTDGTHRAADLAFVTTKAYDTDAAARALATGEYDAVCSLQNGLTEERLVAALDATVLAGTASYGARIAEPGRVTCTGVGEIVVGALSGGPDPFADRVGTAFDATGIEATIAADMPRRRYEKLAVNAGINGPSALARLANGATLDGPAAAVARATARETARVARADGVDLADEAAVDALERVATDTAANRSSMHQDVVADRRTEVDAIYGAVTERAARHGVAAPTCRTLSALLRAWERGRGLRGET; encoded by the coding sequence ATGGAGATCCTCGTCTACGGCGCGGGCGCGCTTGGCAGCCTCGTGGGAGGGCTTCTGGCGCGAACACACGACGTGACGCTCGTCGGACGGGACCCCCACATGCGCCGGATCCGCGAGGACGGCCTCCGGATCGACGGCGCGGTCGACGCCCGCGTCCGTCCGCGTGCGCTCACCGACGGGACCCACCGCGCCGCGGACCTCGCCTTCGTCACGACGAAGGCGTATGATACGGACGCGGCCGCGCGGGCGCTCGCGACGGGCGAGTACGACGCGGTGTGCTCGCTCCAGAACGGGCTCACGGAGGAGCGGCTCGTCGCCGCGCTCGACGCGACGGTTCTCGCGGGCACCGCGAGCTACGGCGCGCGCATCGCCGAGCCCGGGCGTGTGACCTGCACCGGTGTCGGCGAGATCGTCGTCGGCGCGCTCTCCGGCGGTCCAGACCCGTTCGCGGACCGGGTCGGGACAGCGTTCGACGCGACGGGAATCGAGGCGACCATCGCCGCGGACATGCCGCGCCGCCGGTACGAGAAGCTCGCGGTCAACGCGGGCATCAATGGGCCGTCCGCGCTCGCTCGGCTCGCAAACGGGGCGACGCTCGACGGCCCGGCGGCCGCGGTCGCCCGCGCGACCGCCCGCGAGACGGCGCGCGTGGCTCGCGCCGACGGCGTCGACCTCGCTGACGAGGCGGCGGTCGACGCCCTCGAACGGGTCGCGACGGACACCGCCGCGAACCGCTCGTCGATGCATCAAGACGTCGTCGCCGACCGGCGGACCGAGGTCGACGCCATCTACGGTGCGGTGACCGAGCGGGCCGCGCGACACGGGGTGGCCGCGCCGACCTGCCGGACGCTCTCGGCGCTGCTCCGGGCGTGGGAACGCGGGCGGGGACTCCGCGGCGAGACATAG
- a CDS encoding pyridoxal-phosphate dependent enzyme: MAARRLACPECGATYRDRWRCRCGAPLSFADPPAPTGTAPEPVELATSGLDARGGLWAFADLMAVGDDPADRVTLGEGMTPLVDADGPAVTGEGGDATVAAASDRDGTAPSATDPRPWNAAFKLEYVFPTGSFKDRGATATLTRARELGVDRVVEDSSGNAGAAIATYAARAGVAAEIYVPADVKDAKLRAIRRAGAEPVRVEGSRADVTEACLAALGSDDAGGDAWYASHAWNPAFFEGTATVAYEIAAQRGWDAPDAVVTPLGHGTLFLGAYRGFRRLERAGWIDEAPRLYGAQAAGVAPIVRERHGPDAADPEGRVNAAADGIQIAEPVRAAEIHAALDETGGDAVAVTEADTARELDRLHAAGFYTEPTCAVAPAALRTLRARGEIAADEDVVVPLTGSGLKG, translated from the coding sequence ATGGCGGCGCGACGACTCGCCTGCCCCGAGTGCGGGGCGACGTACCGCGACAGATGGCGCTGTCGGTGCGGCGCGCCGCTGTCGTTCGCCGACCCACCCGCCCCGACCGGGACCGCCCCGGAACCGGTCGAACTCGCGACCTCGGGGCTCGACGCCCGCGGCGGGCTGTGGGCGTTCGCCGACCTCATGGCGGTCGGCGACGACCCCGCCGACCGCGTGACGCTCGGCGAGGGGATGACGCCGCTCGTCGACGCCGACGGGCCGGCAGTCACCGGCGAGGGCGGCGACGCGACCGTCGCTGCCGCCTCCGACCGTGACGGCACAGCGCCGTCCGCCACCGACCCGCGACCCTGGAACGCCGCGTTCAAGTTGGAGTACGTCTTCCCGACGGGGTCGTTCAAAGACCGGGGCGCGACCGCGACGCTCACCCGCGCGCGGGAACTCGGCGTCGACCGCGTCGTCGAGGACTCCTCCGGGAACGCCGGGGCGGCGATCGCGACGTACGCCGCGCGGGCCGGGGTCGCGGCCGAAATATACGTCCCCGCGGACGTCAAGGACGCGAAGCTCCGCGCGATCCGGCGGGCGGGGGCCGAGCCGGTCCGCGTCGAGGGGAGCCGCGCGGACGTGACCGAGGCGTGTCTCGCCGCGCTCGGGAGCGACGACGCCGGCGGGGACGCCTGGTACGCCAGCCACGCTTGGAACCCGGCCTTCTTCGAGGGAACTGCCACGGTCGCCTACGAGATCGCCGCCCAGCGCGGCTGGGACGCGCCGGACGCGGTCGTGACGCCACTCGGCCACGGCACCCTGTTCCTCGGCGCGTATCGGGGGTTCCGCCGACTCGAACGCGCGGGGTGGATCGACGAGGCCCCGCGGCTCTACGGGGCGCAGGCGGCCGGCGTCGCGCCGATCGTCCGCGAGCGCCACGGGCCGGACGCCGCCGACCCCGAGGGGCGCGTCAACGCGGCGGCCGACGGGATCCAGATCGCGGAGCCGGTGCGGGCGGCGGAGATCCACGCCGCACTCGACGAGACGGGCGGCGACGCGGTCGCCGTCACCGAGGCCGACACGGCACGCGAGCTCGACCGGCTCCACGCCGCCGGCTTCTACACGGAGCCGACCTGCGCGGTCGCGCCCGCGGCGCTCCGCACGCTCCGCGCACGCGGCGAGATCGCGGCGGACGAAGACGTGGTCGTCCCGCTCACGGGCAGCGGCTTGAAGGGGTAG
- the glyS gene encoding glycine--tRNA ligase has protein sequence MADGLTELAKRRGFFFGSNGAYGGTAGFYTFGPQGAALKRNVEDAWRDRFTIREGNREIEAPTIMPEAVFEASGHLEGFDDMLVECPECGESHRADHLVEAVTDIEDAEALPGEEVEALIADNEIACPSCGTPLAGEPVEAFNLMFATDIGPGDAQPGYLRPETAQGIFVEFPRLKEYARGNLPFGITQIGPAYRNEISPRGGLLRLREFTQAELEQFIDPEEDEPPLERVRDVAVRLYPATEQEADDGDYLDTTIGEAVDDGVIGSPWVGYYLGVAQEWYDRVGVDADRFRFRQHLAGERAHYAADCWDAESEVDGDWIEIAGFAYRGDYDLSKHDAHGDDSFTVFKRYDEPKTVERATVDPDMSVLGPEFGGDAAAVADALETLAERDPDAFDGETVEVTVGEGDDAETHEVDADVANFSVEEVTESGEHITPHVVEPSFGVGRTVQTLLAHAYETDAVDGEQRTFLSLEPEIAPQDAAVFPLVTNDERLTALADEIAADLRAAGLAVAYDDSGSIGRRYRRQDEVGTPFCVTVDRDGVEGDGPDTVTVRERDSAAQVRVPADELAAELAALRAGGEFDSLVDRYDVVETDVETTADQ, from the coding sequence ATGGCCGACGGGCTCACCGAACTGGCGAAGCGGCGCGGGTTCTTCTTCGGCTCCAACGGTGCGTACGGCGGGACGGCCGGCTTCTACACCTTCGGTCCGCAGGGTGCGGCCCTCAAGAGAAACGTCGAGGACGCGTGGCGCGACCGCTTCACCATCCGCGAGGGGAACCGCGAGATCGAAGCGCCGACGATCATGCCCGAAGCCGTCTTCGAGGCGTCCGGCCACTTGGAGGGGTTCGACGACATGCTCGTCGAGTGTCCCGAGTGCGGCGAGTCCCACCGGGCTGACCACCTCGTCGAGGCCGTCACCGACATCGAGGACGCCGAGGCGCTCCCGGGCGAGGAGGTCGAAGCGCTCATCGCCGACAACGAGATCGCGTGTCCCTCCTGTGGAACCCCGCTGGCCGGCGAGCCCGTCGAGGCGTTCAACCTCATGTTCGCGACCGACATCGGGCCGGGCGACGCCCAGCCCGGCTACCTTCGGCCCGAGACCGCACAGGGGATCTTCGTCGAGTTCCCGCGGCTGAAAGAGTACGCCCGCGGCAACCTCCCCTTTGGAATCACCCAGATCGGCCCCGCCTACCGCAATGAGATATCGCCGCGCGGCGGGCTCCTTCGCCTCCGGGAGTTCACGCAGGCCGAACTGGAGCAGTTCATCGACCCCGAGGAAGACGAACCCCCCCTAGAGCGCGTGCGCGACGTCGCGGTTCGGCTGTATCCCGCGACCGAACAGGAGGCCGACGACGGCGACTACCTCGACACCACGATCGGCGAGGCGGTCGACGACGGCGTGATCGGCTCCCCGTGGGTCGGCTACTACCTCGGCGTCGCTCAGGAGTGGTACGACCGGGTCGGCGTCGACGCGGACAGATTCCGCTTCCGCCAGCACCTCGCGGGCGAGCGCGCCCACTACGCGGCCGACTGCTGGGACGCGGAGAGCGAGGTCGACGGCGACTGGATCGAGATCGCCGGCTTCGCGTATCGCGGCGACTACGACCTCTCGAAACACGACGCACACGGCGACGACTCCTTTACGGTCTTCAAGCGCTACGACGAGCCGAAGACGGTCGAGCGCGCGACCGTCGACCCCGACATGTCCGTCCTCGGTCCCGAGTTCGGCGGTGACGCCGCCGCGGTCGCGGATGCGCTCGAAACGCTCGCCGAACGCGACCCCGACGCGTTCGACGGCGAGACGGTCGAGGTGACAGTCGGCGAGGGCGACGACGCGGAGACGCACGAGGTCGACGCCGACGTGGCGAACTTCTCTGTCGAGGAGGTGACGGAGAGCGGCGAGCACATCACGCCGCACGTCGTCGAACCGTCGTTCGGCGTCGGACGGACGGTCCAGACGCTTCTCGCACACGCCTACGAGACGGACGCAGTCGACGGCGAGCAGCGGACGTTCCTCTCGTTGGAACCCGAGATCGCGCCGCAGGACGCCGCCGTGTTCCCGCTCGTCACCAACGACGAGCGGCTGACGGCGCTCGCCGACGAGATCGCGGCCGACCTCCGCGCGGCCGGGCTCGCGGTGGCGTACGACGACTCCGGCTCGATCGGCCGGCGCTACCGCCGACAGGACGAGGTCGGGACCCCCTTCTGCGTCACCGTCGACCGCGACGGCGTCGAAGGCGACGGTCCCGACACCGTCACCGTCCGCGAGCGCGACTCCGCCGCGCAGGTCCGCGTTCCCGCAGACGAGCTGGCCGCGGAACTGGCCGCACTTCGGGCGGGCGGCGAGTTCGACTCGCTGGTGGACCGGTACGACGTCGTCGAGACCGACGTCGAGACGACAGCAGACCAGTAA
- a CDS encoding CBS domain-containing protein produces the protein MNVSDAMTPRADLVVVEIPGSRNDVLEYIQEHGFSSVPVVKDVDGDEVYRGLVSRDDLIDQPDEDQLALLMRDVPTIGADADIVDAAETMVTESSRRLPVVDGDALVGICTVTDVVRAIARGEIDGDTPVGDLATRAVNATHTETPLPVAEREIGLANVPYAVVLDDDAAIAGMLTEVDVLEVARVVEGEASTGDSIAEQDSEWSWEGIKATGARYLPTRNVELPVGATRHFMTADLVTVSGTRTAKEVAQELISNDIEQVPLVNGTDLDGIVRDVDLLEGL, from the coding sequence ATGAACGTATCTGACGCCATGACGCCGCGAGCGGATCTCGTCGTCGTCGAGATTCCCGGAAGCCGGAACGACGTGTTGGAGTACATCCAGGAGCACGGCTTCTCGTCGGTCCCCGTCGTGAAAGACGTCGACGGCGACGAGGTGTACCGCGGGCTCGTCTCCCGTGACGATCTCATCGACCAGCCGGACGAAGACCAGCTCGCGCTGTTGATGCGCGACGTGCCGACGATCGGGGCCGACGCCGACATCGTCGACGCCGCAGAGACGATGGTGACAGAGTCCTCCCGGCGGCTCCCGGTCGTCGATGGCGACGCGCTCGTCGGCATCTGCACCGTCACCGACGTGGTGCGGGCCATCGCTCGCGGGGAAATCGACGGCGACACCCCGGTCGGGGACCTCGCGACGCGCGCGGTCAACGCCACCCACACGGAGACGCCGCTGCCGGTCGCGGAACGCGAGATCGGCCTCGCGAACGTCCCGTACGCGGTCGTCCTCGACGACGACGCCGCGATCGCGGGGATGCTCACCGAAGTCGACGTCCTGGAGGTCGCCCGCGTCGTCGAGGGCGAGGCGAGCACGGGCGACTCCATTGCCGAGCAGGACTCCGAGTGGTCCTGGGAGGGGATCAAAGCGACCGGCGCGCGCTACCTGCCGACTCGGAACGTGGAACTGCCCGTCGGCGCGACGCGTCACTTCATGACCGCGGACCTCGTCACCGTCTCGGGAACGCGGACGGCGAAGGAGGTCGCACAGGAGCTCATCAGCAACGACATCGAGCAGGTGCCTCTCGTCAACGGGACCGACCTCGACGGGATCGTCCGAGACGTCGACCTGCTGGAGGGGCTGTAG
- a CDS encoding succinylglutamate desuccinylase/aspartoacylase family protein translates to MISLGTARAPPGETDTGRLEVGETRDGSPVRLPVAVINGADDGQTLYLQAVSDGDELNGLGVVNRVVPRIDPTELSGCVLVVGVVNYFAFQVAEHRNPIDDRKMNRGYPGDESGTTSERIAHATFQAATRADLILDLHQGSTSRMINETRVRCGVRHHLHGDCLELAKVFGCGHVLDIKGPDGQLARAGPEHGIPTIDPELGGCVGWDEESIQYGVEGVFNVLRHYGFLDGDVDLDRQVRARGFDQYGSPSGGLVQFERDLGERVSSGDVLFEVTDVFGELEARVTADDDGVFWRTRRLPQVAAGEYVCSVGTNVDRY, encoded by the coding sequence ATGATCTCACTCGGAACGGCCCGCGCTCCGCCGGGCGAGACGGACACGGGCCGTCTCGAGGTGGGCGAGACGCGCGACGGGAGCCCGGTCCGTCTGCCGGTCGCGGTGATAAACGGTGCCGACGACGGACAGACGCTGTACCTCCAGGCGGTCAGCGACGGCGACGAGCTCAACGGACTCGGCGTCGTCAACCGCGTCGTTCCCCGGATCGATCCGACGGAGCTGTCGGGCTGCGTCCTCGTCGTCGGCGTCGTCAACTACTTCGCGTTCCAGGTGGCCGAACACCGGAACCCGATAGACGACCGGAAGATGAATCGCGGGTATCCGGGCGACGAGAGCGGGACGACGAGCGAGCGGATCGCCCACGCGACGTTTCAGGCCGCGACGCGCGCCGACCTCATCTTGGACCTCCATCAGGGGTCGACGAGCCGGATGATAAACGAGACGCGGGTCCGCTGCGGCGTCCGTCACCACCTCCACGGCGACTGTTTGGAACTCGCGAAGGTGTTCGGTTGCGGACACGTCCTCGATATCAAGGGTCCGGACGGTCAGCTCGCTCGGGCCGGCCCCGAACACGGGATCCCGACGATCGACCCCGAACTCGGCGGCTGTGTCGGCTGGGACGAGGAGTCGATCCAGTACGGCGTCGAGGGCGTGTTCAACGTGCTCCGCCACTACGGCTTCCTCGACGGCGACGTCGACCTCGACCGGCAGGTTCGCGCGCGCGGATTCGACCAGTACGGCTCGCCTTCGGGCGGACTCGTTCAGTTCGAGCGCGACCTCGGCGAGCGCGTCTCGTCCGGTGACGTCCTCTTCGAGGTAACCGACGTGTTCGGCGAACTGGAAGCCCGCGTGACCGCCGACGACGACGGAGTCTTCTGGCGCACGCGGCGGCTTCCGCAGGTCGCCGCGGGCGAGTACGTCTGTTCCGTCGGCACCAACGTCGACCGATACTGA